accgagtagaagaccctgattttaacccacaaacttatgaacacctaatttttgataaaggagctaaaagtattcaatggaaaaaagagagcatcttcaacaaatggtgctggcagaactggttgtcaacgtgtagaagaatgaaaatagatccatatctatcaccatgcacaaaactcaagtccaaatggattaaagacctcaatattagtctgaacacactgaacctgatagaagaaaaagtgggaagtactctacaacatatgggtacaggagatcacttcctaagtTTATCccgagcagcacagacattaaggacaacattgaataaatgggacctcctgaaactgagtagcttctgtaaagcaaaggacactgtcactaagacaaaaaggcaacccactgactgggagaagatcttcaccaaccctgcaacagacaaaggtctgatctccaaaatatataaagaactcaagaaactagactttaaaatgctaatgaacccaataaaaaaatggggcactgatctgaacagagaattctcaacagaagaaattcaaatggccaaaagacacttaaggtcatgctcaacctccttagcgataagggaaatgcaaattaaaacaactttgagataccatcttacacctgtcagaatggctaaaatcaaaaacacctttgctggagaggttgtggagaaagaggcacactcattcattgctggtgggaatgcaaacttgtgcaaccactttggaaatcagtgtggcgatttctcaggaaatttgggatcaacctaccccaagatccagtaataccactattgggaatatacccaagagatgccccatcaaatgacaaaagtatctgttcaactatgttcatagcagcattgtttgtaatagccaaaacctggaaacaacctagatgcccttcaatggaggaatggatgaagaaagtgtggaatatatacatattagagtactactcagcagtaaaaaacaatgacttctcgaattttgcgtgcaaatggatggaaatagaaaacactatcctgagtgaggtatcccagacccaaaaagaggaacatgggatgtactcactcataatcggtttctagccataaataaaagacattaagcatataatttgtgatcctagagaagttaaataagaaagtgaacccaaagaaaatcatatagtcatccgcatggagaggggaagtagacaagatttcagggcaaaaactgggaacttgcgggtgaggtgacaTGGGGCAAAGGgtatgggatgagaaacatgagaaggggaggatggaaggagctCGGgtgattgggatggttgggatataggaagggaggatacgggagcagtgaagtatatatcctatctaagggagccatcttagggttggcaagagacttgactcttgaggggttcgcaggtgtccaggaatatgtccccagctggtaccttgggcaactaaggagagggaacctgaaatgaccctatcctatactgatgaatatcttgcatatcaccttagaaccttcatctggcgatggatcgaggtagagacagagtctcaatttggagcaacggtcttagctcttaaggtccaaataaggagcagaaggagggagaacatgagcaaggaaatcaggaccacgagggatgcacccacccactgtgacagtggaactgatttattgggagcccaccaaggccagctggtctgggactgaataagcatgggttgattctggactctctgagcatggcggacaatgaaggcagatgagaagccaaggacaatggcactaggtttcgatcctaatacatgaactggctttgtgggagcttagcctgtttagacgctcaccttcctggacatagatagaagaccttcgtcttcccgcagggcagagaatttggactgctcttcagtatcgagagggagggggaatggtgtggggggaggagaagaggagtggggatagggggaggggagtggggggagggggcaatgtttgggaggaggggagggaaatgggaaacggggagcaggtggaaattttaattaaaaaagaataaaaataaataaaaatgaaaaaaatttaaaaaaaagaaataaaaattaaaatttaaaaaagtatagagaagcaagaaaaatttaaatcGGTAGTAAAATTTGTAAATGATAAAAAAAGAGTATTCAGTTATATATGCTGATAGCTAGAAAAAGTTATAGGGGAGAAGAAACAAAGACCATATATACAAAGAATTTTGAGTTGTCAATTGTAAACAATACCAAAACAAGTAAAAGATAATACAAAAAGAATAGTTTGATATTTGAAAATGGGGTGAAATGTGAGTTACTGATTCCACAAATAACATCCGACAAACACTGCATTCATTGCTCGTTTTGTGATAGTTAGTAAATAGACAAAAACTATAGTGTGAAAATAACTTGAGCACTTAGTTGTCATTGCACGTGCCTATCACTATGAGATTGGTGTTCTTTGAGAAGTCATGGTGGACACTGGACTAGATAATAAAGCCCAACTCACAATCTGCAAGTAAAAAGGATGAATAACGTGACAGAGTCTGTCCTGTATGGGTGTGGGCCTGACATGGCCCATACCGCCAGCTTTCAAAGACCGTCTCTGGTAAATTTTCTTGTATTGTTGTCTGCATTTACCCTATGTGTGCATGAACATAGATGAACCTTTTTCTGTTTGAAAAGATAAACTGGCTTACACTCTTTTGTAAAATGCcctgtcattttaaaatatgagaaccTACTAAGTgataaaatatgttaatatttagTTATCAAAAATTAGTTCAATGTTACTATTAAGATTCAGCAAGGAAACATTGAGAGCTATTTGTCTTATTTCAGTTGAGGGAGAGTTCTTCTCtgagacataaaaacaaataaataaaatttacctgGTTTTGAAAGAATTGCAGTTTATTTAAAAGAGTCCTATAGTCATTTAATAGGCAAAGGCAAATCTGTcgaacaaaaacataaaacatgcatacatatacacattaataaaataactgGATGTATAAGGAACCTtaagtaaacaaaatatttttatatcaatatagacaAGTCAAAGCATACACAGAAATTTtgggcatatgtatatatactattacatacatgaaagcaatacttttcttttagaatattCAAAACTGACTAATAAAATAAGCAATAACAGTGGCTACCATTTGAATTGCTAAGAGCTGTTGGTAAATATTACATCAATACTACTGACAGTGAGTGATCTATCGCATCCCAGGGGTGGAAGTTGGAATATGTACAATCTTTAACACTCATCATGATAGCTTTGATATGGTCATTATCTTTATGGAAAAGAAGATTCGACTTaaaagactgaggcaggtggtTTTGACTATTTGAGTGAGGTCATCTTCAACACCATAGGGTGACCCATTTAGAAACcatggagggaaaggagggggcagaggaaaggagaaggagaatggggaaaggaaaagaagaaaggaaagaaataaggaaattaggtagaagggaagggaggggaggaggggaggagagaggaaggagaaggatggaAGCTGAAGTAGGGGAGAAGCTAGATCACacttcaaaatttttttttcacacttCATAGTTTTAAAGGGGCCTGTTACCAGGGGGCGGGGCCACTGCTCCAGAAGGGCAGTAGTAGACAATGACGAATGAATGCCTGTCTGCTCTGTGACATTTGAGCCTGAGCTAGAGAAATTCAGCTAGCCTAGGCAGTACTGGCTGACACAGACCTTTCAGCAATGCCATGACAGAGAAGCTTCTGCAAGTCTTTTTGAGAGGTGTGGGTGACTTCATCAATGGGGCTTCTAAACAGCCACAGCAGTGTGAGAAGCAGTGATTCCGGCTTGGCAGAGTCAGCTCAGCCAGAAGACAACGCAGGTCCCAGTTACATCTCTGGCAGTCGCAAGCGCAAATGGGGCATTTGGGACTGTGTGGCACCAACCCCTAACATCCACGAATCTCGGAACCAGGCAATCAACCTACAGCAACATTTTGGCATCGTCTACAGGAAAAAACCGAAGCTATCATCTAAATGTGCTTACCAAACTTTATTTTTGAATGGGAAGGATAGTGACATTCGAATCCGTGCACTTGAAGTAGAATGGCCTCTACACAAAGCATTTTTGTGTCAGTCAGCCTTCTTTGCTAagatgctaaaagatacttgGAAAGAATCCCACAGTGGTGTTGTTGACCTGCAGATTAAGAACGAGGATATAGATGTCGGCTCCTTGCACTTTGTGTTTGGGTCACTGTACAGGGACGAGGACTTGCCAATAACACCCCGTCGAGCTCCTCACATTTTGGCAGCAGCATGCCTGCTTCAGGTGGAGCATGTCATCGGGCAATGTAAAGAGATTATGAACAGCAGCATCACTAGGGAAACCGTGTGCTCATActacacagcagcagaaacataTGGACTGAAATCTGTAAAGACACGCTGCTTTGACTGGCTTCTCTGTAATTTGATGACTCACCCAAATGTTGAACTTTACAGGGAAATTGATACAAAGCTCATGTCTTTCCTTATTTGTTCACCTGATTTACTAGTTATGCGAAAGGAAATGGACATCTACACCACCCTGAAAAAGTGGATATTTCTTTGTCTTAATCCCTCCTGGAAAGGCCCAGTGAAGAAGATTTTAATTAATGCCAACACGTGGCTTTCCGAGCACATGGAATGCATCGGTAACCTCAGTTTTCTTGAAAGTGAAGAAGGACTAATATATCAACCGGCTTTTAAAAAACTGAGGTTCCAACATATCATCTGTGATGTGGGTGACTCAGCTACTCTTGAACGAGATCGTCTAATACCTTTAGAatggttgacacccatttataaACAGCAATGGTTGGCTTTGCTTCAAGAAGAAGAACAGAGGGAAATAAGGCCACGAATCATCAGTGAAGAACTAGAAGAATGTGGCATGAGATGTGGTACAATGATTAGAAGAGATGGTAAATACTCCTGGAAGTGGTCAGATTTTAGGTTTAGTTTCCCTATAAGAGTCACCTTTACCAACCGTTACATCATTTTCAGGCAATGTTGTCAGCGGTGTAATGGTTGTTGTTTAAAACATGTACGAAACATAGTATTCAAAATAACTTTGGTGTGTTTTGATTCCAAAGGGAAAGTAACATTCAGTAAAACAACTGGTCACAAAATCGTTACCTTTGAATATAAGGAGGAACAAATTGTAATGAAGTTCGATGGTATAGTTTTAAGCTTTCCTttatatatattcttcaatttcctGTTTTTATCATCAGAAAATACATAACATGTGTGATCTTGTCAATTATTAGACCATAGGAGCAGCTTACAAACATTGCTTGATTCATAAACTTGAAGGCTGTGCTATGAATGTAGTTAAGATaaccaacaacaaaatgaacATTCTTAGGAGTCTAGCACCATCACAGAGGACTCAATTCCATCTGCACTTTATTTTAATGCATTTCCGAAGAAAAATTCCACATCCAACAAAGAATTTGTCAAAGCAAATCAGAAAAACCTggtcttttgatttttatttgccaTCAATGGTCAAGCTTCGAATGGTAATAAGAGACGTATTTGCAAGGAAAATCAGCTAAATAAAATTGTTGAGTAGATTTGACGACAGCCAAGCttgtgacaaaataaaaaatttcttcatTGCTCAAACTGTAGTGAATCATagcttatttatatgtgtataagaTATGTCATTGGTTAAGAAAATAATTGCGATTAGTCACTATTGATTATTCTTTCAAATAACCAAATAATGTCATGTTTTTCCAGATAATGTAACATATAACAGATTGGTATTTTAAAATTGGTTTGTCAGATCATTTTACATGATTTGGATAATTATTGCTGCTTATTATCTTTAACTATTTATGCACAAAATGGATATTTATCTTATAATCGAACATGCCATCTGCTATGTAAACAAGTGAATTATGTATTCAGTGTGTTTACATAGAAGTATCtatgtttacatacatatatgtatatatttatgtcacCGTAAGTAGCAAAGAATGCAAGTTTTGAAAGGAATAAACAAGCCAGGAAATGGAACATGAATCTTCATGATTCCAGTCTTCTGGCTATCAAGAAAGAGTTAGTTCACTTTCCCTGCCTTAGTTTCTTTCCCGATTGCTGTGATAGAACTCCCTTAGgagaacaacttaagggagagggTTTATCTCAAGCTTCAAGGGGATGCTGCATCACTGCAAGACCTTGCTGCAGCTCGTTACATAACATccacaataataaaaagagatgagTGCTGTGCAAGTCCTAAGCTTTCTCCATTACCAAGCTGACAGCTCTAGCTATCACAACACTGCCCCTTGTCCACATGACACCACTTTCCAGCCACATCCTTCAATCCCTTCGTCCTCATAGGCTCACCACCATGTCGTGGTATAGAATGCATTCATGTGctcactcacaggtggtttttaaacataaagcaaagaaagccagcctacaaaccacaatcccagagaacctacacaacaatgagaacactaagaagacttacatagatctaatctatatgggaaatagaaaaagacaagatctcctgagtaaaatgggagcttggggaccttgaTGGAGGATTGAAAGGGgaagtggagaggcagggaggggagcagaaaaaaatgtagagctcaataaatataagagaaaagaaaaaatgcatttagtccaactttaaAGGTCCCCATAAATATGTCCAACAATTCGTTGTTTGAATTatctttattagttttctttcatacataaacatattttgtttctatACTCACTGACTCCCACCAACTATTGGGTCTATCTTCCCACTTCCCCGCCCAGCTTCATTTGTTCTTATATAATCTACTGAGTCCAACTTGCTGTCCATATGCACATGGCTGTAGGTCTGAGATCAACTTGTTGTCCATATTCCCATGGCTGTAGGGCTGTCCACTGTACATGGATAATTTTCCAGGGATCCtatctctgaagaaaactgactttctctcCCCTGGAAGTTCTCAACTGTCCGGAGCTTATCAACCAAGTGTAGTGAGCTTGTCCACAAACTATGCTGGAATAGTGATGAGATAGGTTGTATGCAAGACTTGTGCATTGTGTATGCAATTATGGCTGTGGAAAATTGAGTGTCATTTCCTGTCACGTGTAAAGACATTGCTTTGTGACAGTCTCCCTTGACTTCTGGATCTTAATAAGCTTTCTGCCACCCTCTTCTGCAGTATTCCCTGAACCTTGGAAGGAAGAGTTGTAATGTGTGGGGTGACCATCCCCAAACAGTTTCAAATGTTTAAAACTCAAAGATTTCTTAATtgtgaacacaaaataaaatataagttataTACTTCTAGGGAAAACACTCTTGGGcagttcttttttaaagaaaataaagtctttccCTTAGATGTTCTCTCTTTAAATGGACTAGGCTCACCACACGATGGAGGCTCCAAGGACTTGTGCTTTGCCCTCAGAACACCTTCCCTATGGCCCCAGGGAAGCACAGCTTTCCCTTCAGTAGTGCTGATCTCTGTAACAGTTCCAATTGCTTCCTCAGAACTAGCCTGAATACTCAccagtttttaaatttatcttactTATGCGTgtgggtattttacctgcatgtatgcctgtatattACTTGTGTGCTTTGTGCCCAAAAAGGCCAGAAACCAGCATTGGACCCCCTGAGATTGA
The sequence above is a segment of the Chionomys nivalis chromosome X, mChiNiv1.1, whole genome shotgun sequence genome. Coding sequences within it:
- the LOC130867564 gene encoding germ cell-less protein-like 2; the encoded protein is MGLLNSHSSVRSSDSGLAESAQPEDNAGPSYISGSRKRKWGIWDCVAPTPNIHESRNQAINLQQHFGIVYRKKPKLSSKCAYQTLFLNGKDSDIRIRALEVEWPLHKAFLCQSAFFAKMLKDTWKESHSGVVDLQIKNEDIDVGSLHFVFGSLYRDEDLPITPRRAPHILAAACLLQVEHVIGQCKEIMNSSITRETVCSYYTAAETYGLKSVKTRCFDWLLCNLMTHPNVELYREIDTKLMSFLICSPDLLVMRKEMDIYTTLKKWIFLCLNPSWKGPVKKILINANTWLSEHMECIGNLSFLESEEGLIYQPAFKKLRFQHIICDVGDSATLERDRLIPLEWLTPIYKQQWLALLQEEEQREIRPRIISEELEECGMRCGTMIRRDGKYSWKWSDFRFSFPIRVTFTNRYIIFRQCCQRCNGCCLKHVRNIVFKITLVCFDSKGKVTFSKTTGHKIVTFEYKEEQIVMKFDGIVLSFPLYIFFNFLFLSSENT